One region of Rana temporaria chromosome 9, aRanTem1.1, whole genome shotgun sequence genomic DNA includes:
- the LOC120914418 gene encoding 3-galactosyl-N-acetylglucosaminide 4-alpha-L-fucosyltransferase FUT3-like: MKFLFNPRLALILLLFALVIFSYFWNKSDFSLLKTQQTDIALPKKQNEILVLVWVWPFGDHFPLDRCQAEFGISDCKLTANRNLYSISDAVVMHHVDIMYDKKSLPQEPRPHFQHWVWFNMEPPLIIKNLQRLDGLFNMTLTFRKDADIFRPYGQIIAFKEPQNITIPTKSKLVSWVVSKFYPGVWRTAYYEELKKYIPIDVYGKGHIALTWDDFHKTISQYKFYLAFENSNFKDYITEKLWSNAFGTWTLPVVLGTSRENYERFVPGDAFIHVNDFSSPKDLAMYLLELDRDDEKYKKYFNWRSRYYVKTGGGWQISYCQVCSALKNGPHYQAIPSIAKWFLENGTSL, translated from the coding sequence ATGAAGTTCTTATTCAATCCAAGACTGGCCCTAATTCTGCTACTCTTTGCTTTGGTCATATTTTCTTACTTCTGGAATAAGTCAGATTTTTCTCTACTAAAAACTCAACAAACAGATATTGCCCTTCCAAAAAAGCAAAACGAGATTCTTGTCCTGGTTTGGGTCTGGCCTTTTGGGGACCACTTCCCTTTGGACAGATGCCAGGCAGAGTTTGGTATCTCAGACTGCAAACTAACAGCAAACCGAAATCTCTACAGTATTTCTGATGCCGTGGTCATGCATCATGTAGATATCATGTACGATAAAAAATCACTGCCCCAGGAGCCAAGACCTCATTTCCAGCATTGGGTTTGGTTTAACATGGAGCCACCACTAATCATCAAAAACCTACAAAGACTGGATGGCCTTTTTAACATGACATTGACATTTCGTAAGGATGCAGATATCTTCAGACCCTATGGTCAGATAATAGCCTTTAAAGAGCCACAAAATATCACCATCCCGACCAAATCCAAACTGGTGTCTTGGGTAGTTAGTAAGTTCTACCCTGGTGTCTGGAGGACAGCATATTATGAAGAACTGAAAAAATATATTCCAATTGATGTTTATGGTAAAGGACACATTGCGCTGACGTGGGATGACTTCCATAAGACCATTTCTCAGTATAAATTCTACTTGGCTTTTGAGAATTCGAACTTTAAAGATTACATCACTGAAAAACTCTGGTCAAATGCATTTGGTACATGGACCTTGCCAGTTGTGCTAGGAACCTCCCGTGAGAACTATGAACGTTTTGTCCCTGGTGATGCTTTTATTCATGTCAATGATTTTTCAAGCCCAAAGGACCTGGCAATGTACCTTCTTGAGTTGGACAGAGATGATGAGAAATATAAAAAGTATTTCAACTGGAGATCTCGATATTATGTTAAGACTGGGGGTGGGTGGCAAATTAGTTACTGTCAGGTTTGCTCGGCCTTAAAAAATGGTCCTCATTACCAAGCCATTCCTAGCATAGCAAAATGGTTTCTGGAAAATGGCACCTCTTTGTAA